The sequence below is a genomic window from Tubulanus polymorphus chromosome 1, tnTubPoly1.2, whole genome shotgun sequence.
AGTGGTCGGGCAACATTTCTCCCTGAGGTTCCACTGATAAATgtgaatgatgaaaaataggacaattttttttcacctttttgataattttgaccCATATGTTTTGATTCTATTGGCATTGAAATATATCCAGTTTCCCACGGTTGTATTTCCAAAATGGCTGAACAACCTTATGATGCTTCACACAGCATGAATCGCAAACTGAAGCCAGAGATCTTCATGCAGTAGCTGAAAGATTTGTTACTTAGTCAGAACACCGCCAAATAGTTTTTTGACATTCATATAATATTTTGACACATGATCGCTAAAATTTGTAGAACAGCTGCtagatttcaattttcttgTTGTCTTGCTAGTTACTTCTACTGTTTTGCCAGTTACTTCATAAGATTCTGAGCGATAAAAACTAGAAATATGTATGTACAAGTATATTTATCACCCTGTTCAAATGTATGATAATGAATCCATAGAATGCATCTAAGAGTactcaattatttcaaaaaacttcTGTGCTCAATCTTTACACGCAACCAAAAAGTTCCACTATGAAAATGCCTTACTTCAGGCGTTTCCACTAGCCCCTGCATctctaattcaattttctctcAACGCAGTTTTTGTTGTCCCAATTTTTTTGGTACACCTGTAATAAATCTTGTCTAATCACAGTAGCATATAATTGGACACATTGTGATAGAAATGTATTTCTGCTGGCATTTTGGTAGTTCTAAACTTAAATTCTGCTGAACACACTGGAATCACTAGGTATTTTGACCCATATGTTGAAAATCTCATTAAGATTAGATTATCAATCATAATGATTGTGATAATTATTATACCAGTATTATGGTAACGAACTTTATCCATCATCCCAATTAAACACAATTGTATGAGTATGATTTATTATTTGATGAGCAGGGCTTAGAATCATTTATGGTCTTTTCAAAAGTAGATTTTATACCGGTATGGAATATGTACTTTTAGCTTTAGTTGAATAGATCCTATGGCACTTAACTATttaaaattattcatttatacatACTAccatagattttaataaattatatatattgatagacattttaagattttatggtTGATTTAACAGGTATATTTTTTCTTGTGGAATGTCAGACAAGCATATCCTCCCATAAAGTAAGTTGACAGCATGTAACTACAGGGAACAGaccaatgaatatttttaaagtTAGACTAAGTAGTCTGGCAGACGCATCAGTCTGTCGGGACATTAAAATTCAGAATTAACATTCAAACACCTGTGCTGTTCAGCTCTGTCTATTGGAGGACTTACATAGTGCATTAAAGGTAGATATGGTTTGTCAAATCTaaactgaaattttgaaagatTAAAATTACAAACATACCTCTTGATTTCTCACGTGAAAAGGTATTGTAGTACCACAGTACTGGTATCTTTTACACGCTGATGCTATTGGGATACAGGTGTGTTTAATGAATTGAAATCTGTAAAATTGTCTGCATTTATATGATATCTATATACGGTACAGGACCACATTAAAATCCACAAGGATGACTATGCTGCAAGTGGATCAATGCTATTACGAGACATTTCTTTTGGAATTAACTGTCGAAAGGAACCGTTCTGTGGAGCTATTCCCTTGTTTTTTCGAAGCCTATCATGCTCTGCAGACCGAGGCTGCAAAACATCGAAATGCAGTGAAAATTGAATACATATTCAAGGTGATTTCACGATTccatattttcattgtttacaCGTACTCCACAAGCAGTCTATGAATTGAACTTCAGTGAATATTTGCTTTCTAATGTACATTTCAGGTGACAGCTGAAGAAAAAGTTCTTGTCGGTAAGTTGCATTTTTGTACAAACTAATAGGTTCATCGAAAGGAGAAAAGTAATGGAAAAGATGAtgatttctaaatcctttCATTCCCATTCCATTTGATAAAGAATTTTTTCTGATTGCAGTAATTGTGCGTGATTATGAAGATAGTTCAACCATAAAGTGACTTAAACTATGAAGTGATATTGGTTATCAGATTGTTTTCTATTGTTTAATGCTGACTAGCGTCGAGATCATAAGATCATGTGAAATTTGTCCACAATGCAACCCGGGTCACATTTACCTCTTGTCTGTGACCGTGGGCTAACCTTCATTATATGATAACACGCTTCTCTCCTAAATTGCGCTGTAGccatttcattcaaatcaatcgACCGTGTGAGAAACTTATAGAAATGATAACAAAGCTTGTCCCCGGGGAGAGGCAGGCTTCTTTACGCGATaagttttatcattttagTCGAGCTTTTTGTGGTATAAAAGGCTGCGAATACAAATGGGTATTGGAGGGTAGCCTAATCtcagtgtaattcagtcaaTTGATAAGTCTAAGTTTCCGTGCAAGCTGGCGGCGGGGCTATCGATAACTGTTTGAGAAGATTGCCGAACCAAGCTACTACTAGATAAATGATATTACAATGAATAACTGGCATTTTGCTTAGTGTCACAAGATCGAGATAGATTGACTGGCAAAGAATAGAATTCTCCAGGTAATTGAACAAACACCGCAGCAGACGTTTTTGTCATATTGATATCATTTGACTGTCATTTATTTGCCATTTAGCAATTTTTCTGATGGAGAATCCATGCTTTGCGCAGGTTTTGTGTCGATCTTTTCTCGTGACTGCCTTATGAGAATAGCAATATTCTAGCAAAAAGAGTTATTATCTGGGTATCACCAAGTCACCATTTTTAGCACAAAGGAATGAGTTGAAGTATTTTTCGTATTTTCATATCACTACTCAGTTCACCCTTGGagtaattcaaactaaaataTGCCATCCCTCACTCAAGTCTACTAGAGTCGACAATTCTAAAAAATAGCCCTACTTTTCATCTGAATACTGGTTCATTCAATGCTAGGTCTACAAACAAACCTTTTCTTGGTGGATGCGGCAATGTGCTGTGGCTAATAACAGAATTGCTCAGCACACGTTGGGGTCCAATTTTAAAAGTAGATCAAGAACATAGCATAGGCATCATATAagttttgtttaaattctgaTCACTAAGAATAATCACTCTTAGATTTTAGTAAGAATTTTGTatatgttttcttttctagTCGTAAAAGTCTTGGAAGTCAATATTGTTGAGGCATTGATTGACGCAATAGGTCAAGCACTCCGTGGTGGCATCACATTTTCTGTGAAATGTGTGCCTCTTCGAGGATATGATGGGTTTGCCCATGATGTCCTTGGTCTCGAGCAAACTGTTGTAGAAAATGGACAACAACAATTATCTGGTGATCATCTTTACTGGTGGGAATTCAGTATAGAATTTAAAGGTATTTCTCTAACAGTGTCTATCATATGTCATAAGAAATCTTCCAGTCACTGATGATTACTGTATGTCAGTGTCCCAGCATACAGTTTCATGCGAAAGGTCAGAAAAGCTTTGTGAGGAGAAATTCTGAGATGTCTGACATAATAAAGTACTTACCATTGAATAACTACATGTAGTTATATATACAACAAACATAGTTATATGAAATTTATACAACTAGCTGTGTAACAGTGTTCAAAATGATAACTTCATGTTAACTGCGCTAGCTCTGGTTAGTGCTACCATCTACTTGTAGCTCTGGTTAGTGCTACCATCTACTTGTATGTGCTTGAACTATTATTCAATGTGTAACTCACTTTTATAGATATGtcgtttgaaaattttgtGGCGAATTGGAAAGAAGAAGCTGCAGCTGAGCTGGGTCTAACATCCAGCATGGAACTGAATATGGATGTTTATAAAGTTGTAGCCGAACGAAAGGTACAAACAAGCCTTTCTAGtacttcaaaatcaaatacccttaagataaaaataaattgatcgATTTGTCAAATATATTCAGTTACATTTTGACCTAATCACTATGAGCCAGTTTTTTAAATGACCCGTTGGGTTGAAATGTTACCGAATGGACAGTAGAACTCACAATTCGGATGACTAGGGACTGCCCAGATTTCTTTAAATTAAAAtctgaattatgaataatagtttacaTGGTTCCAGGTTAAAtcgaccaaatatttcatccgaatcaaatgaaaatctgGATTGGAAAATCCAAATAGAGTTCTACTGTATAACATCTATGtaccatttaaaaaaaaacatttttaaacgttgctgttgaaataaactttattgaaACTTAGGTGCACTGTTTCATCAATACACCAAATCAAGAGGAACTCGACTTGATGACATTTCAACTTCCGATCATGAAATCAATGGGCAACCAAGTGCAGATACATTGCAAGTCGATCCAACATTTTAGCGACTTTCTGAATGAAAATTACTACGAAAAAACTTTGttgaaaagatttttgcaTTGGTGTCATCATTTCAAAGGATCTTGGTGATCTGGCACTTTTATTTAACAATGAATTGATTGTTAGACATAAGCTGTATCGTTTAAGTAATTAGTGGTAATTATAGCCATGACTACACAATATTTGATAATCTTATAATCCCATATAGCAATGATAAATCTATTtaaacaaacagaaatataataaCAGGGTCATTGTCATTTTATATGCTTCGTTCGCACTGCTGAAAATAAACTGGATCCTTCGTATTTTTACTCTTGTTGCCTTTTGCTGATTGATCTTTGTTGTTTTGGAATATCAGAGATCAGCATAAGTCTAACTTGATACAGTTTCAACTAGATCAGATTGATGTACATATATTGGGGCAAATACGTATAATGTCtaccatatttcatttttaatgctCAGCCGTATGTGGCCATAACTATCAATTTTCGTACCGGTAATGAGTAATTATACaaaattgtgggatttctcgtGATTCAACCTGATTTCAAGACACTTTTTGCCAAGACTTCAATACAGTGTAAAATCGATTAAAAATCAACATTGTCTATTCAGCTGCCTATCCATTTTAGCAGTTAAAAACCTATTTCAGGTACTCCCAAAATTGACAAAAGGGTCATGGcaatttgaaatcaaatcagtattacTGTAACGATAGGCCCAGTTTAGTATCCTAATAGACACATAGCAGGGCATAGGTCAGGGTAGTATAGATGAGTATCATAAATCATACTCCTATTCTAGATCATGTaatttatctatgtattaTTGAGAAATTTTGCCCAAGATATGGCTAAAGCTGGGGGCACACTTCTGTCAAAGCTGCCACAACAAGTCTGCTAGTGTCAAAGTCGCCTCGTGTGGGTGAAATCTTCAGGCGTACTTGACGCTTGCAGCTATGACACCAATATctaacatgtttgatatttttgtcgCAATGTGACAAGTGCGCCAAGTGTGCGCCTAATCCAGCGTCGTTGCTGCTGGTTTTAGTCGGATTGAAACGATGGATTAATTATGTGACCTACAATAATGGCAGGTGCAGTACACGAAGCCGCCTAGTTGTTGCTAGTGTGGGGGAAACAGTTTTCGACATCATTGTGGCTGATTATTGCCATGGCGGACATGTTGTGGTGGCTGTGACGCTGGTGTGCAGCCTAATGACAAAATGTAGGAAATCAGGTGTTACCCTAGAAAATTTTCacagggatcattcatttataacgGGCATATAAAGAGGATTGGAGAGTCAGTTCAAATGTGTACTGATGTGTAAAGGGGAGAGGGTTTAAGAGGTGATTGtacgtacatgtacatacactAAAATGTAACACCTACCAATCTCCTATTTGTTGTCCTCTAACGTCCTCTAACGAGTGATGGTGTTCATCATTGCATGATAGCTcttcataaaaaatgatatttggTTAGTGATTAGAACTGGGTTTAAGATGAAACAATACTGAACAACGACCATAGATTTGTGacttaaatatattttcggaATTGAATCCCTGAGATTCAGTAGAGAGACAGTATGTATGCAAGGCGAGGGAGTACTGAAACAAGAAAGCTAGTGCACCAGCGGGAGGGGTTTGGTAAAAAGATAGAGATTTTATGGGTACCTAATGAAAAATTTAATGTTGTAAAGGTGGCAGTGACAACAACTGACTGACAgtttattgataaattttcctTCGTTATTAATTTGCAAAATTCATACTGTTAGAGTGATAATCTATTTTTTACGGATTACATCATGACACGTGTGTCAGGAAATCCAAGATGACATTTGACAAGGGACAATGATCGTCACAGTCATCAATTTGCTCTCCATTAATAAACGATGAAATCATAGTCTATTGTCACTGTGCGCAAACCGTAACAGTTTCTTAAAAGATCAAATCCTAATAAATAAATGCTGTGCTTGATTAATTCACTGTTAAAAAATCTCTTTTGATTGATCATTGAAAGTTGTTGTAAAAATTAATCAAGCATAGACTTGAGTTATACGTTGAAAGATTGTCTTGGCGTATGGTCATAGTGACTTATGCTGGCATGGCTACTTGGACCTAGTAGTCCAGTTTCTATTCTCTGCAAAATGTCATGTTTTGTAAACTTTTTGGAggtattttagatttattgatAAGTAAGGCTTCGGATGTTTCATTAATCTGAGAATATGCTTCAAACTTAAGCCATTAATCCCGTGCCACACACAGATGATTAGCACAGTCTCAGCTGTATTAATCCTGTCCGCCGTCTGCAGAAGCATTTGTTTTGAAGGTCAGCCGCCGTCTTGGCTGTTCGATGGCAGCCAACGGGTCGTCTTAATTACAGAAAACATGAAAAGAATCTTACAAGGCTCTCGTAGTGGTTTCTAAACCTCAAAATTAATGAAGTTACCTTATTTGCATATAAAACTCATTGTTTCTAGCGCTAACAAGGTCGTTAAGAACGAAATCAGCTTTAGCTTAGTGTACTGGCATTTGTATCTTGTATACCGACAATTTGTCATATGTCATATTAACACAGATTAGAGGCGAACTGATTACCAAGCGCAGTAGATTTCTTGCTTCATCCCGACTGACTATGCTGTTGAAAACTTGAAAACATGCCATGTCGGTTTGAGGTTGTTGCAATGGCAATAGGGTGATTCTCCAGGGGGGCACCCTAATGTCATTAGTCTTCTCATAAGAAATTATACAGTGCGATTTGTCTCCATCATGTTCGGTTCCTTTTCATCCTTTGTCATTAGAACGCGAGTTTTCCTGTCGTTTGTCAATAATCAATGAAGACTTGTCACAGGGACCATTCGGAAACCCTGTCGATTGTAGATGACCAACTCCTCGTGTCAAATTTAATACCCTGGAGTTTGCggtttgataaattatcaaacCTTCCTTTCAGAGATCTCATTGTGAGTTTCCTACTCTATGATCAGTGTGATGAACCTAACCCATGCCTCAGCTGAATTTAGATTagtttttcaaaaactttTCTGAAAATGGGATTAGCATGGAAATCATCAAGTCATTTTTCTATCCATACCCTTTCAATGTGTATTTTTTTTCCATCTGCGACAATGTCATTAAAAGTGTCACCTCAAGTCTCTCGCTAATCTACTTGATAAGTTTTGTTTAGTACAGTATTCAtgcaactgaaaatgaatacacaggcatttctgaaattcaaattattatataGCTGGAATATAGCTTATTTCTGGGTGGTACGTGTTATTTCCTGTTTATTAAAAATGTATGTTTTGTGTTGGGGAAATTGTTTTACTAAGTTGCTATTTTGTAGTTATTGATGgcaataaataattcttacGTATAATACATTATTCACGATTTGATGtgataaataatttttcagaGGTCTCCAACGAACTTTTATGGCCAGATAATGCATagatcaaaatgatgttcaaTTTACTCCCTATAAGAACGTCTGACAATTTAAACGACACATGATTTATAATCGCAAAAAGCCTTGGGAATGGTGCTATTGTGACAATATCATTTGATTGTTGCTGTTCCAAATCTATGACCTCATTATAAATACTAgtttttaatgataataacagtTGGGTAACAAGACAAATACTGTTTTAAACGTGACTATTTGATGTGCCTAAACTAAAACTATACATCTACAATGTATTCATTTTAGcaaaaatgaatgaagaaattcacGGTACTTCTTAGTTCATCGTGTATATACTTGATAAAGGCTGTGTTCAATATCGAATATACATTttgtatcatattttcattcttttgtactttatattttgaaattcaccGATTATCTGGTTATTGATAGTTTAGGTTACCTTCTCCATGATCGCAGATGTCTAATGAAGATGGGTGTGAAAAGTCCTATTACAATgccgaacttcaggagaccagaaaatatgttagtTATAACTGGTACAGTTGAACCGCACTATAACTTCacaggaccagaaaatataatcgttatatccagtatgaaattaatcaaattgtcttACTTGGgatgaatttctatatttgttttatatgaTGAATGTCGTATCTGAATTTGTTATAACGAGCACTGTAGTTTGTTAGATATGGGGTGAAATTAATCAAAGTCTTGATGAAATTCTAGATTTGTTATCAGTTGGTGATAACAAGGTTTCTGCTCTTTAATATCTTGGGAAGAAAGATCAACAGGGGCAGATGCCCGTTGTCTAAACAGTCGTTTTGGTTTAGAGGGCacttaataaaaaatactacAACTCCAGCATCCCCGGAGGATGTGGTTGAAGGCCACATAATGAGACGTGATGCCCCTCATGCTAGAGTCCAAATGGCCTGTGTTACTTTGTGATGTAGGCCAGGGaggcaatttttttttcatttcctaTGCCTAGATGCAATTTGATTTTTCTCCTACAACTTCAATTGGTCATCAAACTGGAGAGAGTCAGTTTCAATACGCACTAAGAACAGCTCCTTCGAATGCTGAAATGTTGcaatatataaaaaaagagACCACCATCTCTAGTTGGTTTAGATATCAATTAAGTCGCCAACATAAGACAAAACCTCATTTTAAATGACTGAACAACAGTTATTTTTATTCTCATTTAGTACAGTAGTAATTTACAATCTGATGAATCTGGTTTTACAGCTCTGTGGAACCACTTCAGAAATCTAATATTTTCtctaataaaacatttttatttagaCTATGATACAATATGTCACTGATCAGCAGTGTCTTTTTAAATATAACAGCGCCCTCTGCAGGCCTACGCAAGTAGATCCATCAAATCTATCTCGATGGTGCATCCATTGAACTGGAATTGTAAGATAAGTTTCTTCCATTTTGGGAGAAAATCATCGGTTACATTCTGAATTGGATGCAAGTTTATTTGAACCAGTTTTCAATTCACTCTGAATGCAAATGAAATGAGTTTTTCAGAGCCAGTTGATAAttacaaaaatacaacaatacTCTGACTTCATAACAAAGTCTTAGTAGTCGGAATACTAGTATAAACAATATACACCGATCATAGGATTTGTCATACAAATAACCAATAATGAATAGCTTTTCATCATTATGCTATTCATTTAACTGACTCTGGTTTACCTTCGCACACGAATGAAAAACATCTCGACTCACAGAAAAGTTAGTAAGTAGTGTGAAGAGAAATACCGTAAAATGATATCTTTATGGCGCGACCATAACATACAAAAATTCACTTTTTTGCCATGTCACTAAAATAATACTTTGTATCAAAATGCTACGAAGTGTTCCTTTTCGAAAAGTTAAGCATATCGTACGAGGGAacgaatataaatgaaatcttCAATTACAGTTCTGGATAAggatttttcaattatctagACACCTCTCTATCATTTGCTCCCATACAACTAATTTTACTCTGAACAAAAATTTTGTAATAACTCGTCAATATTCATTAGATGGGATTACAGATTGaacaaactgaattaatgttgCTCAAAATTGCCACTATTTTTTGCAGACCAATTGTAATCATCAATATCTGTGTTTATCTAATCTCGTGATGGCTCAAGCGAAGGTGAAACTTCTTCTCGGAATTCAACGGGAGTAGATATGACACGCATGTAACATGCACAAAAAATACTGAGTTGACAACAAGAAACACCCACCATTTGCCGGTTCAGTGACTAATCACAGATCCCTTCTTCATAAacgttaaaaataaaatcttatGTATATTACACGTTATCATTTTTTTaccaatattatcattattatagcTAATACTGAATATATATTAATCTATGCAGCCGAGTGAACTCGAACTGCGCACAaaataaattagtattattcattttttgtgtTGGGAATGATGCTTCGATGACCATTTCTCAGAACAAACTCTTATGTACATTCATTATTGTACATGTGATGGGTGTCCACGGACAGTCCATCCAATTAAGTAAATATGTCGATGATGAGGTAATTATACGAAATAAGGTCCCAGAGATTTGTCAACCATCTGCGTGCGCACACAGAAATGACATGATGTGGCCCCACTTGGAGATTACCCATGTACCTTAAACAATAGCAGATCATTTTTGTACACAAAGTGGAGACACATGCAGATGCGTGGTGGAGATAACTTCTTTTAAGGACCAAAatgtcatgaattttatttacttATATTATTCCATtctttaaacaaaaaaatttacTAGATCGCAATCTATTTTCATAGAGCAGatgtagaaaataaattcacctGACCCAAGTGTGTATTTTCCCCTTTAAGATCAGAACCAGTTTCAAGGTTGGCATcataatatcaattatatgtATGATCCAACTGACTACGGCTGGTTTTGGTTTTCAAACCATGGGTAGGTACATTTAGGTACatcataaattgaaaaatttcataCATAAAATGCATACCCTAGATTTTGTATTCAGTTACCAGCATATATTTAcaagattatataatctatgaatgaagaaatgacAAAATTTCGCCTGCCAAATATCCAAGCATTGTCGATATACATTACAATCAGTACGCTAATGTCCATGTGAAAGTCAGTTTTAAATCTTGAAGATATTACCTAATCACAATGCCCAGTCACAATACAGGCTGCATTGAAACAATCCATGGACTGAAAAGGTTCcataaaatttgataagaatcCTGTGTAGACAAAGCTatattatgaataaaatcatttaaaaatctCAAATAATGCCACTAATTTGTGTTGTCGGGGTATGCCAAAAAAGGATGTATTTAATCGAAAGTATTTTCGACAAGCGACCATTAAAATGAGtactaaaaatatatcttttttcattcattttgattataaAAGCACACTTGATATTACAAACATAAAACGCTATATgctattttgaaaatcatagAGACCAGGAGGCTGTTTTACATCGTATCCATTCATCATTAAAATTTGcccaataaataaataccagATCACACAAATGATTTCACAATTAAAAGGTAATCGTAGTTACTGAGTTATATTTATCTATACACCATTCCAGAGACAATATAAAAAGTGAGCAACGCAAAGAAAGTGAAAATGAGCAAgtaattatcagttttttgCCTCCTATtgacaaaataaaatcaaactccCATCACTCGTACacagaaataataataaagtaCCGGTACATAATAATATGCAATATTAAATGAGTTTTTTCTCTAGTTGGCACTTGAATATCTAATTATCAGACATCAGCAAACTTTTTTAAAATGGTGTTGTTTAATTAAGGTTTAAAGGCATAGATTCTAACATTTATTCTGCGATGAGAACCACCCAAATGAAAATTGCTGACAACTGACTGCCTTTTAggcaatattttcaatatagatctataaaatataaaagaatcGTAACCCTGTAATCCTTGTTTATGACgcagaatgaaattttttcacGATATTCATCGTCTCTTAAGAAAAAATCACACTTCCTGGTATATTATTCAATTCCAGAATCTTCAAATCCATGTTGGCTAGAACTGTTTAAAAAGTCGAGCACATTTAATGTGCTGTTTAGATAAAACAGAGGGGTCATAAACAAACTAAGCGCATATGCACAGCTTTAGGGGTATTGAGGGTAAACAGGGGCCAAACTGAATTGCTACTGCTGGGGTATAGTTAAGGGCTGTACTCCAATATACTGTCACAAAATTGAGTAGTCCATGACAGTTATATGTACCGCACACAACCTAGCTTTTTCCTGCTtgcaaaatatacatatacaagGCCTAAGGTTTATTTTACACACTCCATTGACTAGGATTTTTATGTCATTCGTCAGTTACAACCTACATCTCTTGTCGACAGTGACGACA
It includes:
- the LOC141904807 gene encoding uncharacterized protein LOC141904807, yielding MTMLQVDQCYYETFLLELTVERNRSVELFPCFFEAYHALQTEAAKHRNAVKIEYIFKVTAEEKVLVVVKVLEVNIVEALIDAIGQALRGGITFSVKCVPLRGYDGFAHDVLGLEQTVVENGQQQLSGDHLYWWEFSIEFKDMSFENFVANWKEEAAAELGLTSSMELNMDVYKVVAERKVHCFINTPNQEELDLMTFQLPIMKSMGNQVQIHCKSIQHFSDFLNENYYEKTLLKRFLHWCHHFKGSW